In the genome of Aedes aegypti strain LVP_AGWG chromosome 2, AaegL5.0 Primary Assembly, whole genome shotgun sequence, the window TGTTTTTGGTTTACTGCTTCGGTTCAGCTGCTAGGAAGGTAAGTGGATGCTAGATCTCCCCGTGAATGGTGGATAATATTTCAAATGCATTTCAGATGTCCACCGAAGAAAATGTGAAATCGTTGAGGGAAATAACCGGATTGAAGCCGGAACAGGCAGCCAATCTGTTGACGGCTTACAATGGTAATCTGGAGGGCGCTATCAATGCCTTTTTTGAGAATCCGGAAGGAGTTTTGAATCCAGAACCATCGGTTGTAATCAACGATGATGAAGAAGAGGAAGTACGGGCACCGATTCCGAGAAAGACTGAAGTTTTGCTACCGGCCGAAGATACAACCAGAGGGCGATTGAAACGGCGAGGGGCCACAATCACCGAAGTACCATTTAGAAACTTTGAGCTCGAAGGGAAGCTACAAGAACAGATGCTAATGCAAGGGCAGGGTCCCTCCTCGAAGAAAATTACCCGATTGGAGGCTCTGTTCATGCCGCCGTTCGAAATACTTTTTTCAGGCAGTTTTGATATGGCTCAGAGGCATGGAAAAAGCGTTGACAAATGGATTCTGGTCAATTTGCAAGACGATCTGAACTTCAGCTGTCAAACGTTGAACAGGGATCTATGGTCTGATTCGCGATTAAAAGATTTCCTTAGAAACAATCTAATTTTCTGGCAGACGTCCAACAAGACGACAGATGGAGCCAAGTTTAAAACATTCTACAAAGTCAGCAGCGAACCATATATTGGGATGATTGATCCTCGAACCGGTGAAGAAGTGCGAACATTTTCAGTTAGCGAC includes:
- the LOC5565302 gene encoding UBX domain-containing protein 7; this translates as MSTEENVKSLREITGLKPEQAANLLTAYNGNLEGAINAFFENPEGVLNPEPSVVINDDEEEEVRAPIPRKTEVLLPAEDTTRGRLKRRGATITEVPFRNFELEGKLQEQMLMQGQGPSSKKITRLEALFMPPFEILFSGSFDMAQRHGKSVDKWILVNLQDDLNFSCQTLNRDLWSDSRLKDFLRNNLIFWQTSNKTTDGAKFKTFYKVSSEPYIGMIDPRTGEEVRTFSVSDVNPVKFLSSLKSFLTENKSPHGKEVKFVESSFMRPSTSQASSSGANGSKAPSSSKAIWIPDEDEEEFQEITDSSDSDLEPDTPTSKSPSKQATIPTETPSSPILSSDDETNLPPAEKTRIMLKMPGDVTERLFFRSSRTLDHTKAKLMNKFTSKFADQKGKSVRFFCPAVKTDLASLDGSQTLLDLKIHPNAVIHVTVDD